A stretch of Pseudobdellovibrionaceae bacterium DNA encodes these proteins:
- a CDS encoding lytic transglycosylase domain-containing protein — protein MTQTPVKSDGITGAARVLTTEEARLAELEDLKELHNQLMNKAKQAPAHRATVIFDLPVTYNRRVAFWLDHFQNRGRGWFREWLEKSTRYMPFIQKELRQAGLPADLAFMVMIESGFNPYARSPANAVGPWQFIGPTGKRYGLQQNWWLDERKDYKKATQAAISYMKDLYEEFGSWYLVSASYNMGENGLRRRIKRAGTRDFWALSKKGLLPQETVDYVPKILAVMLIAKAPSLYGFRDLAKMDVLDYEVVSMQGGTDLRHLADHLGITHKSLKDLNAELLLGYIPLQVEKHAIRIPKGARSLVIDYVQAGKSASVTQPPTPN, from the coding sequence ATGACGCAAACTCCGGTGAAGTCCGACGGGATCACCGGCGCCGCCCGCGTGCTCACGACCGAAGAGGCGCGCCTCGCCGAACTCGAAGACCTGAAGGAACTGCACAACCAATTGATGAACAAAGCGAAGCAGGCCCCCGCCCATCGCGCGACGGTCATCTTCGACTTGCCGGTGACCTACAACCGCCGCGTCGCCTTCTGGCTGGATCATTTCCAAAACCGTGGACGCGGTTGGTTCCGCGAATGGCTCGAAAAATCCACGCGCTACATGCCCTTCATCCAAAAAGAACTGCGCCAAGCGGGCCTGCCCGCCGACCTCGCGTTCATGGTCATGATCGAATCGGGCTTCAATCCTTACGCCCGCAGCCCCGCGAACGCGGTCGGCCCTTGGCAGTTCATCGGCCCGACTGGCAAACGCTACGGCTTGCAGCAGAACTGGTGGCTGGATGAGCGCAAGGACTACAAGAAAGCGACCCAGGCCGCGATCAGCTACATGAAAGACCTCTACGAAGAGTTCGGCAGCTGGTACCTCGTCTCGGCCAGCTACAATATGGGTGAAAACGGCCTGCGCCGCCGCATCAAGCGGGCCGGTACGCGCGACTTCTGGGCCCTTTCGAAAAAGGGACTGCTGCCGCAAGAAACGGTCGACTACGTGCCGAAGATTTTGGCCGTCATGCTGATCGCGAAGGCGCCCAGCCTTTACGGCTTCCGTGATTTGGCGAAAATGGACGTGCTGGATTACGAAGTCGTCTCGATGCAGGGTGGAACCGATCTAAGACACCTCGCAGACCATCTTGGAATCACGCACAAATCGCTGAAAGACTTGAACGCCGAATTGCTTCTTGGCTATATCCCCTTGCAAGTCGAGAAACACGCGATCCGCATTCCGAAAGGGGCGCGATCGCTCGTGATCGACTACGTGCAGGCGGGTAAGTCCGCCAGCGTGACCCAACCCCCAACGCCGAACTAG
- a CDS encoding aspartate kinase produces the protein METAPEKSRLIVQKYGGATLATPAHIRAAAERICRLHHAGHPVVAIVSAMGSTTNELIALANQVSSKPTLRELDMLLTTGERVSMALLTMALQDLGCEAISFTGSQAGILTDESHVNALIKDVRAFRVSEALNQGKVVVLAGFQGVSPVTKEITTLGRGGTDTTAVAMSIFLKADRCEILKDVPAVFTADPRLVKDARPLKTLRYAQLADMCFWGAKVLHYRSVELAGRFQVPLYVGPAREVGEGTTLQTGDAMYESTEILALNSHEKVIEWRHSGSALETHVAFEKLLQREKVPAPQILGSRVRADRGHEENEMLLTGPSEVMARLEEVLRQGPATDWTGDLSTVTCTCAGTTSMGLYGKIATAVDGAGLRPRSISVSAQSVTLVVARAERERYLTTLHALIPKN, from the coding sequence ATGGAGACCGCTCCCGAAAAATCCCGCCTCATTGTGCAGAAATACGGGGGCGCCACGTTGGCGACGCCGGCGCACATCCGCGCGGCGGCGGAGCGCATCTGCCGACTTCACCACGCGGGTCACCCCGTGGTCGCCATCGTCAGCGCCATGGGCTCGACGACCAACGAGCTGATCGCGCTCGCCAATCAGGTCTCATCGAAACCGACCCTGCGTGAGCTCGACATGCTGCTCACGACGGGTGAGCGCGTATCGATGGCGCTCTTAACGATGGCGCTGCAAGATCTTGGCTGCGAAGCGATCAGCTTCACCGGAAGCCAAGCCGGAATCCTGACGGATGAATCCCACGTGAACGCCCTGATCAAGGACGTGCGCGCGTTTCGCGTGTCGGAAGCGCTGAACCAAGGCAAGGTCGTGGTGCTCGCGGGCTTTCAGGGCGTTTCGCCGGTCACCAAAGAGATCACGACGCTCGGTCGCGGCGGCACGGACACCACGGCCGTGGCGATGTCGATCTTCTTGAAAGCCGATCGCTGCGAGATCCTGAAGGACGTTCCCGCCGTTTTCACCGCGGATCCCCGCTTGGTCAAAGACGCACGTCCGCTCAAGACTCTTCGTTACGCACAGCTCGCGGACATGTGTTTCTGGGGCGCCAAGGTTTTACACTACCGTTCCGTTGAACTGGCCGGACGTTTTCAAGTTCCACTCTACGTCGGCCCCGCGCGCGAGGTCGGCGAAGGCACCACGCTACAAACAGGAGACGCCATGTACGAATCCACCGAAATTCTCGCGCTGAATTCCCACGAGAAAGTCATCGAATGGCGCCACTCGGGAAGCGCCCTGGAAACCCACGTGGCCTTCGAAAAACTCCTGCAACGCGAGAAAGTTCCCGCCCCGCAAATCCTGGGCAGCCGCGTCCGCGCGGACCGTGGACACGAAGAAAACGAAATGCTTTTGACGGGCCCCTCGGAAGTGATGGCGCGCCTAGAGGAAGTTCTGCGCCAAGGACCCGCCACCGATTGGACCGGCGATCTGTCGACCGTGACTTGCACTTGCGCGGGGACGACCTCGATGGGTCTTTACGGAAAGATCGCGACCGCCGTCGACGGCGCGGGACTGCGCCCCCGGTCGATCTCGGTGTCCGCGCAAAGCGTGACCTTGGTGGTCGCCCGCGCGGAACGCGAACGTTACCTCACGACACTTCATGCTTTGATTCCCAAAAATTAG
- a CDS encoding glutathione peroxidase, with protein sequence MSQFHDFTVKDAKGQDFPLAQLKGKTVLVVNVASKCGFTKQYTGLESLYQQFKDRDFVILGFPCNQFGGQEPGTNDDIQRTCTVDWGVSFPVLAKVDVNGANAAPIYEFLKSSAPGILGTEAIKWNFTKFLIDGNGRVTERFAPQTEPQELISPISKMLG encoded by the coding sequence ATGTCGCAGTTTCACGATTTCACCGTCAAAGATGCCAAAGGTCAGGACTTTCCGCTCGCCCAACTGAAAGGGAAAACGGTTCTGGTCGTGAACGTCGCCTCGAAGTGCGGCTTCACGAAACAGTACACGGGTCTGGAGTCGCTGTACCAACAGTTCAAAGATCGCGACTTCGTGATCTTGGGTTTTCCGTGCAATCAGTTCGGCGGACAAGAGCCCGGAACCAACGACGATATTCAGCGCACCTGCACGGTCGACTGGGGCGTGAGCTTCCCGGTCCTCGCGAAAGTGGACGTGAACGGCGCGAACGCGGCTCCGATTTACGAATTCTTAAAGTCGTCGGCGCCCGGTATTCTGGGAACCGAAGCCATCAAATGGAACTTCACCAAATTCCTGATCGACGGCAACGGCCGCGTGACGGAAAGATTCGCTCCGCAGACGGAACCGCAAGAGCTCATCTCGCCCATCTCGAAGATGCTGGGTTGA
- a CDS encoding DsbA family protein — translation MKNFVLSFVALTAFFSFSTSQAAHVIQAGRDAKVKMVVHGDYQCPFTAKLAGVLEQIRTEYPDQVAIYFAHFPLSFHDQAVSAAIAASCADRQGLFWSYSKALLHNQTKLAEDYYPQLADALQIQDRNAFEACLKEPGVKSQVEIEYLVGEATGVGGTPTLFINGEAVRGVYPFSHYQEIIDRLLAK, via the coding sequence ATGAAGAATTTCGTCCTTTCGTTCGTCGCGCTGACCGCGTTTTTCTCATTCTCGACGTCGCAAGCCGCGCACGTCATCCAAGCGGGACGCGACGCCAAAGTGAAGATGGTCGTGCACGGCGACTATCAATGCCCTTTCACCGCGAAACTCGCGGGCGTACTGGAGCAAATCCGCACCGAATACCCCGACCAGGTCGCGATCTACTTCGCGCACTTCCCCTTGAGCTTCCATGACCAAGCGGTTTCGGCGGCCATCGCCGCCAGCTGCGCGGATCGCCAAGGTCTGTTCTGGTCCTACTCGAAAGCACTGCTCCACAATCAAACCAAGTTGGCGGAAGACTATTACCCCCAACTCGCGGATGCCCTGCAAATCCAAGATCGCAACGCGTTCGAGGCCTGCTTGAAAGAGCCCGGCGTGAAATCGCAAGTCGAAATCGAATACCTCGTCGGCGAGGCGACGGGTGTCGGCGGCACCCCCACCCTCTTCATCAACGGCGAAGCCGTGCGCGGAGTCTATCCCTTCTCGCATTATCAAGAGATCATCGATCGCCTTCTCGCGAAGTAA